From uncultured Pseudodesulfovibrio sp.:
ATCTGATTCTGGCTGAAGCCGACAAATTGCTCGGCTCTCTGGAAAACACCCGTTCTTTCACCCCGCCTGCGGCTATCGCTATCCCAGAAACAGGTTCCGGACCGCAGGTCGTCAAGATGAGCGGCAACTGGAACAAGGTTTACCTTGGAGCCGCCTTCCCCATTCCGCACGGTTCATCCGGAAAAATCGCCGGACTGGAATTGCTGTCGCAGCTTATGGGTGGAGACGACACTTCACGTCTATACAGAAAATTCAAATACGAAGAGCAGTTGGTTGACAGCATTTCGGTGTCACCTCTCTCTCTTGAACGCGGCGGCATGATGTATATTCACGCCACTCTCGACGCAGACAAAGTCGATCAATTCTGGTCCGAACTTATGACCGAACTGGCAACTTTCGACCCCGCAGAATTCACGGATCGCGAAATCGAACGTGCCAAGCTGAATCTTGAAGACTCTTTATTTCTGACCAAGGAAACACTGTCCGGTCTTGCCAGTAAAATCGGATATTTCCAATTCTTTGAAAATGGAGAGCAAGCTGAAAAAAATTACCTCTTTGCGCTCAGTCAGGTCACTCGCGACGAAATGAAAAATGTCTATGACGAATTTATCCGTCCCGACCAGTTATCTGTGGCTGTACTCGTGCCCGAAGGCAACGGCGTATCTGCAGAGAACTTGACGACCATTACCAATAAAGAATGGCCCGTAAAAGATGCGCTCAAGAAAAAGGCGGCTGTCAAACTGGCAGATGCCCCCACTGAAATCGCTCTGCCCGGCGGCAGCAAGCTTGTGCTCCTGCCCGACGAAACCCTTCCGTACACAGCCATGAGCATGTACTGGAGCGGTGGTGACGGCGAACTGACGCCTGATCAACAGGGACTCGCCTCCCTGACCTCCACGAGCCTGACGCGAGGCACCATGAAAATGACTGCCACTGAAATTCAGGATTTCCTATCCGACCACGCGGCCAACCTCGGTTCCACAGCAGGCCGTAACGTTTTTGCTGTTGAATCCAAATTCCCTACTCGGTTCACCGACAAAATCTTGCCGCTCATCAGCGATACACTGACATCACCGGCTTTTGACGAAACCGAAGTGAACAGGGCCAAACAGGATCAAATAGCAGGCATCAAACGCAGTGAAGATCAACCGATGGGTCTTGCTTTCCGGCATCTATTCCCCTTCTTGTACAAGACTGGTCCTTATGCCTTGTTGCATCAGGGAACACCTGAAGAAGTGGAAAGATTCACCAATTCGGATATCATTCGTTTCTGGAACAGGCAGTCCATGCAGCCTTTTACACTGGCTGTTTGCGGACAATACGATCAAGCGGCCATTGAAGCGTTCGCCACCAAGATAGCCAAGACTTTGACCGCACAGGACAAACCGTACGAATTCACAACACCTGAATGGGGCAAGGACCGAGAAGTCACCATGCAACTGCCGGATCGCAATCAGTCACACATCCTGATGCTCTTCCCCACTCCCGGCAAAACTGACATGAAAACCTCTGCCGATTTCGAAATGCTCAAAACAGCTCTGTCCGGTCAGTCCGGTTTGCTGTTCCGGGATCTGCGAGACAAACAAGGACTCGCCTACACTGTCACATCCATGTTCTGGCAAAGCACAAACACCGGCTTCATCGCCCTGTACATCGGCACCAGCCCTGACAAGGTCGATCAATCAATGGCCGGATTTAAAACGGTGCTGGCAGACCTGGCAGCCACCCCGCTCCCGGAAGTAGAATTGGAACGCGCCAGGAACATCATTGTCGGCAACTACTATCAGGATCATCAATCCCTGATTTCACGAAGCCGTCAAGCGGCCAGTCTCATGGCTCGCGGATTTGATCGAAACTATGAAGAAAAACTCATTGAACACGCCAAGAACGTCACACCGCAAGACATTCAGGAAGCGGTCAAAAAATTCATGACTGTGGACAAGGCATACATCATGAAGGTCACGCCATAGCGTCATAGACCTCAAGTTGAAACAACAAGGCCGGGAGGAGACTCCCGGCCTTTACATTTCTGAACACTTGCCCATATCCCCTTTTCCGCGCTACATATCTTCAAGCAATACAACGACCAAATTCAAGGGGACTCTATATATGTCACTCATTTTCGGCTCGCAAAAAAGACAAAATATCGCCAGAGAAGACGTCAAAGTCGACCAACGCATGAAGCTCGCCAAAGACATGTACATGGCGGGAAAAATAAAAATCATGACCACCGAAGCCATTCCGGGACGAGAAATCCTGTCCGCCTTCGGCCTGATCGTCTGCCGCAGCTACGTATTCGACAATGCCTTTTACGGCCTCATGGCTCAAGCCATTGACGTGAACGCCGATGCCATCGTCGGCTACCGCGAAACAGTGTCATTCCATCCTGAAGGCGATAAGTACTACTCTTGTTACGGCACAGCTGTACGTATGAAAAAAGTCAAATAGTCCATGGACAACGAAAGCCCCTTTTCTCGATATTTCCCGCACGGACTCGCCGCGGCCTTCACTTTGCTCTGGGGAATTCTCGCGATCAATCCGGTAATGCGTGATGTCTGGTGGGCAGAAAATCTGCCGATCATTATTGTTTTTCTACTCTTGATCGTGACCTTCAAAATCTTCCGATTCTCCAATCTTGCATACGCACTGATGGCCTGTTGGCTCATCCTGCATACCATTGGCGGGCATTACACCTTTGCCAACGTGCCTTTTGATTTCATCACGGATTTCTTCGAATTCGAGCGCAATCATTTTGACCGATTGGGACATTATTCAATCGGCTTCTACGCATTTCCCATAGCAGAATTTCTGACCCGCAAACGACTGGCGAAACCTGTCGTAGTCTATTTGTTCAGCCTGTTCGCCATCATGGCACTGGCCGCAGGATATGAAATCATCGAATGGTGGTACGCCGTCATTGCTGGCGGAGATGCCGGAATCGAATTTCTCGGATCACAGGGTGACATATGGGATGCCCAGACAGACATGCTCGCGGACACCCTCGGTGCCGTAACCACACTCATTCTGTTCAAATTCTCAGGAATCCGGGCTGACAATTAATCCCGTACGCCCAACCTTCTATCCAACAGCAACATATCCGCAATGGTCATAGCCATCATGGCCTTGAGTACAGGATTGATGCGCGGGATAGCCGCTATATCGTGCCTACCGCCAATAGTGATGGACGTTGCCGTTCCATCGGTGGTGACAGTACTCTGCTCCTGCGAAATAGACGGAATCGGCTTGATGAATGCCCGCGCCACAATATCCTGACCGGATGAAATACCACCAAGAATACCACCTGCATTATTGGACAAAAAACCATCAGGCCCTATGGGGTCATTGTTGAGACTCCCCAGTGAGCAGGACGCATTCATACCGGAACCAATTTCCACACCTTTGACCGCCCCCACAGACATAAGGGCATAGGCAAGTCGTGCATCCAGTTTGTCGAACACTGGCTCCCCGAGTCCGGCAGGAACTGATGTAGCCCGAACTTCCACCACGCCACCCAAGGTATCACCCTGAGACTTTACGTCTTTCACCCGATCATTCCAGACATCAACAATATCAGGGTCAGGACTAAAGTAGGGACGATCCTGTGCACCTTCAAAATCATACGCATTCACAGGGATACCGCCCAACTCCACGGTATAGGCATAAATGGCAATACCTTCGCTTCGCAGAAGCTCTTGGGCAATGGCTCCTCCGGCAACACGAGAGACTGTCTCACGCCCCGACGAACGACCGCCTCCGCGATAATCACGAAAACCATACTTGGCAGTGAATGAATAATCAGCATGACCGGGCCGAAAAACATCCTTGATTTTTGAGTAGTCATGCGAACGTTGGTCTGTATTGGGAATAGTAAACCCGATGGATGTCCCCGTTGTTCTGCCTTCAAATACACCGGACAGAATCTTGACTTTATCGGCTTCCTTGCGTGCGGTGGAAGCCAGTCCACCCTGCCCCGGCCTGCGTTTATCAAGCTCCTGTTGAATCATGGACTCATCAAGGAGAATTCCTGCGGGGCAACCGTCAACCACGCCCCCAAGCCCGGGACCATGGGATTCTCCAAAAGTGATCAGTTGGAAAAGATTGCCAAATGTATTGCCGCTCATATTCACTCCCTAAAATTTATCGACTTGAATGATGTCTTCTGTCTTTCCAAGCAGGACCAGTACATCGCCTTTTTCCAGTACCCGATTTGCCTGCGGGACAAAACGGAACTCTGATTCACCGGAATGGCGAAAAGCAATAACCTGCACCTGATAAGCATTAGTTAAGTCTAATTCTCTCAAGGTCTTTCCAGTCCAGTCATCTACTACGACCTCACGAGTCGCTACATCATTGCCAAGTCCAAAATATTCATGCAATCCCGGCACTGCCAACCGATGCGCCAATTGAAATGCCACAAAAGCCTCAGGAAAAACCACGAATGGCACGCCGAGTTTGTACAACACCCGTTCGTGTTCCTGGCTAAAAGCCTTGACCCATATGTTTTTCACACCAATGGTTTGCAGATTCAACACCACCAAAATACTCGCTTCCATGGAGTCGCCAGTGGACACGATGACCTTTTCAAGATCTTGAAATCCAATCTGGCTGAGCGTCTTTTCATCCGTGGCATCCGCTTCATAAACCTGAGCTAGTGTATCCTGCGCCCGACGGACATTTTCTGCATCATTGTCAACACCGACCACGTTTTGTCCAAGGTCGGTCAAAGCCTTTGCTAATGCGAATCCGAACTTGCCAAGTCCTATGACGCCGACTTCATTATTACCCGCCATGATCTTCTCCTTAAATTCTATCCAAACGGCAAATTTGAAGTAGGCACCTTGTACCGCCGTTCAGTCTGCCAGCTCTGAAGAGCCGACAACAGCCAAACTGGTCCCAGTCGCCCGACAAACATAAGTATGATAACCGTCACTTTTTCCACATCATCAAGCAAGGGAGTCAGGCCGGTTGAAAGTCCTACCGTACCAAAAGCGGAAACGGTCTCAAACATATTAAGAATAAATTCTTCACGCGCCATGAGGTACGAGCTGTCCCCGCTCTCAAGAGCCGTCAACACCATGGTCCCGACAGCAACTAAAATAAATGTCATGGTGGTTAACGAGATAACCTTATTCAACGCGCCCTGCGTCAATGCAAAACGCCCCAACTGGACTTGTTCTCGCCCACGAAACTGCGCCCAGACAAATCCACACAAAGCCCGAAATGTCGTAGTCTTGATGCCACCAGCGCACGACCCGGGGGAACCGCCAATGAGCATAAGCAGCATCATGAAAACCAACGAAACATTGGCCATACTCCCGATATCAACAGTGTTGAAACCGGCAGTTCGACAGGTCACAGACTGAAAAAGTGCGGTCCACAGATGTTCCGACAAACCTGCTGGGGCATTCCCGGCAGCGCCTTCGGCAAAATAAATAACCACTGCGCCAACCACCACCAAAAACAGGGACGTACTCAGTACAACGGATGAATGCCAACTCAACTTCGGCATGGCCTGACGTTTTCGCACTAGCCGAATAGCCAGCTTCCGCAAATACGACGCACAATCAATCAGCACGTAGAACCCCAAACCACCGGCGGTAATGAGTATCATGAAGACCGAATTCACCCCGCCATGCCCAGCCCAGTGTGTCAGACTATCTGAATACAAAGAAAAACCGGCATTACAAAAAGCCGAAATAGAATGAAAAATCGCTGAATAAGGAGCAAACCCCACCGGGTCCATAAGCCAGAGTGCCACAGCACCGGCTCCTTCAAAGAAAAATGTCCACAACACAACTCGCGCCAAAAATTTCGGTAGGCTGAAGGAAGGATCACGCAACAAACTCTGTCCCACGGCGATACGATCATTCAGCGATACATGCTTGCCAAGCAAATGGATAATGAGCGTGGTAAAAGTCATGATCCCCAGACCGCCGAGTTGGATAAGCACCAACAACACATCCAACCCAAAGGTAGAGAAATACGAACCAGTATCGACCACAGCCAAACCAGTGACGCACATGGCGGACGTTGCAGTAAAAAGCGCATCCACAAAAGAAAGCGGACCGCCGGGATGACTTGCGTCAAGATGCAGGATGAATGCGCCGATCAGAATGGTTCCGCCAAAGAACCAGACAGGCAGCCAATATGGAGAAAATAATTTAGCGCGCATGAGCAATCACATTTATATGCCTGTCAGCATATCCTGTCAAAACTGTCAGGAAAGTCGTTCAAGCTCACGAAGGACCTGGTCGACCACATCATCAAGGCTCTCACCACTGACCACAATATCAGCACATCCCTCATACAACGGAGCGCGTTCAAGCAGAACTTCACGAACTTCATCGGCCACAGATTTCCCCGTCAGGGATGGACGCTGTTTTTCATTGGGATCATTCATCAACCGACGCGCCAATTCTTCAGGAGCGGTCTTAAGATATATGGTAATACCGCCATGCAAAACAGCACGGTTCTCTTTTCGCAGGACAATGCCACCGCCACAGCCTATGACACGCCCACCAGGCATGGCTTCACGGAGCAACGCCTCGCTCTCTCGTTCCCGAAAAGCATCCCAGCCATGACGCTCTACATATTCCGCGATTTCTACGCCTACGGTTTGCACCAAAACCTGATCCGTATCCACAAAATCAATACCGAGACGATCCGCAAACAACCGTCCGACACTCGTCTTGCCACACGCTCGCGGGCCAATAAGAAATATATTCTGCTGTAGTTCCATGCTTGGGACCGTAGTGGAAAAAGCCGCAGGCTTCAATCTTTCAAGCGCATTACATATTTTCCAATTCAACCAATTACTGATAGGCTTCGACCACTCACACGATATCCATGAAGAGAGGCGTATATGAAAACTGCTATTTTCGGATTTTCCGGCTCAGGCAAAACAGATCTTTTCGCGGCTCTGGCAGGCCCAGACGCTGCCGCCGCAGGCAACAGGGCCATGATCAAAGTTCCAGACGCCCGCCTTGACCCGTTGATTCAGCTCTTCAACCCTAAAAAGATCACCTACAGTGAAATTGAGTACCTCGATATCCCCGGCGGGGGAGGCAAAGGAACCGGGCTCGGTGACCGCGTACTCAATGAAGTACGGCCTTACGATTGTCTTATTGGCGTTCTGGATGCCTTCTCCGGCATGAACGACCCCAAACAACAATGGCAAGCAATCGAGGCCGACATGATGGTCACCGATATGGCTGTCATCGAAAAAAGACTGGAAAAGCTTGAAGCCGACAGCAAAAAAAACAAGGCATTGGTTGACCCCAAGGAACAGGAAGCACTTCAACGAGCACTGGCCCTGCTGGAAGAAGAAAAACCACTCAGAACCGACGAGGAAGTCTCCACCCTGCCAGAACTCAAGGGGTACAAATTTCTGTCTGCCCGCCCAATACTTTATGCGTGGAACTGTCCTGAAGGCGAAGAAGCTCGTATCGAGTTGCCCGAAGATACCACTGGCATGACCCATATTGCAGTGGCAGCCAAACTCGAACGTGAACTTGCTGAAATCGATGATCCCGAAGAAAAGGCCATGTTCCTGCAAGACCTCGGCATCTCAGAATCGGCATTGGATAAAGTCATCAGCAAAACATATCAGCTGCTCGGACTCATTTCCTTTCTGACTGCTGGCGAAGATGAGTGCCGCGCATGGCCTGTCCGCGTCGGTTCCACTGCACCTCAAGCAGCCGGTGTCATCCATACTGACTTCGAAAAAGGATTCATCCGTGCCGAAGTTATTGGTTATGATGACTTCCTGGTGTTTGGTGATTTCAAAAAAGTCAAAGATGCAGGCAAAGCTCGGTTGGAAGGTAAAGAATACATCGTTAAAGATGCAGATATCATTGAGTTTCGATTCAATGTGTAGAAGAGGTATCATCTTTTGGTAGAATCTTCCGATAAATTCTACCCCAGCGACTCAAAGGGTATACCTTTGAAAATCATTCTATCGCCTTCAATGAAATAAAAAGACACTGCAATGCAACTTTTTTTGTTGCCAAATCGATAAGTAGTAATTATTATTGATTCATGACAAACGAAAACACTTGCACAAAGCACCGCGAAATTGGAATCGAGTTAGGCGATTGCCGCCTGTGTCAGGGGTGTATCGAAATGAACCCGGATGTCTTTGAATGGGACGAGAATCTTGACATGCCGTATGTCTGTCGCTCCAAGGTGACAGAAGAAGAGGTTCGGGACATCATGAATTCATGCCCTGAAGGCTGTATCGTCTTTGTGGATTGCTAATCATAAAGCATAATTCCTAAAAAAGGATAGCCGGGAATTTTCCCGGCTATCTTACGTTTATAGCAACCATCATTTTCATATACAAACGACAACTAACACGACTCGCTGCAACACGTTCCATAAACAAAACCACAATACGTATGGAACACTCGGGTCTGTTTTTCTCGTTGCTCATCGGTCAGCGGCTTCATTTCAACTTTGGACACCATCTCCACCAAATCTGTAAAATCAGGAACCGCGTCCATGCTTTGAGCGATTCTCTCACCGCTTTTCACATCCATTAACGACGCATCCATAGTATCGGTAACCAAAGCATACGGTACAGGGCCGCCGTCGATGAGTCGGGCCGCACACACGGTCTCACGCTCAAATGTCCCGACATTTCCTGCACAGAAAATGATAATGAAGATAGGCTTGCCTTGCTCGTCATACAGCACATAATCGACAGGCCGCTCAAACTCTTCACCGTCCACAGTATAAGACAGCAAAACCTTGGCTTTGATTCGTTCCTTGGGATATCCCTTTTCTTCCACCAATAACTTCACAAGCAATTGCCGAAATTCTTCAAAAGTTGTCTCGTCAATTTCTTCGCCACTCAAATAATCACGGAGCGTTCCGCCCAAACTCGTTTCATGCATAGAATCACATCCTTATACTCAATAAATAACTCTCCCCCAGGCCAGAAGCAAGAGGGAGAGGATCATTTCCGTAAAGGCTACAAACAATAATCGAAAAGAATTAAAGAAATTGAAAAGACAAAGACAGCCCGGTTACTCAAAGTTTATACTTCGGCGGTGGAATCTCTGCGTCACAATTACAGCACCGTACAGTTTTCCCCTTACAGCAAAGCTTCACTTTTTGAACCTTGCCGCAGGCTGGGCATTTACGCCACAAATCCAGAGCTGCCTGAAAAGCAGAATAAAATGCCCACATTGTGTCACCTCTCTGGTATCGTCTGTTTGCCAAAAAGCTTATACAACTAGCCTCTCACCAACAGACTCACCGTTACACTACGTTACTGTCAAGAATTAGTGATGAAAGCGTTACCATTCCAACAATCTCGCCCATGTGTTCTACCGGCGCACGGTGCACTCCCGTGCGATAAATCAACCGAATAGCATACCGAATATCCATAGTCGCTGGGACAGTAATCACAGGTTTTGTCATCACTTCATATACACTGACATCCTCGCCTTCACGGCCAGGTACAATAACATCTTTAACCAAATCCATTATTGTGACGATAGCCCACGCGTCGTCTTCATTACGTTTATTCACAAGCAGTTCAGAAGTCTTGTTCTTACGCATCATAGCTGCAGCGTCTTTCACAGAGGCCATGCCATCAATACTCAAAATTTCAGGGTGCATGACATCTCGAACTCGCACTATTGATAGTGACATTCATCCTCCTTATTCTTTCCCGTAAGTATTTATTTCGTATTAAAAGTATGAATCACGAACCTTTTCCTTG
This genomic window contains:
- a CDS encoding DUF2238 domain-containing protein gives rise to the protein MDNESPFSRYFPHGLAAAFTLLWGILAINPVMRDVWWAENLPIIIVFLLLIVTFKIFRFSNLAYALMACWLILHTIGGHYTFANVPFDFITDFFEFERNHFDRLGHYSIGFYAFPIAEFLTRKRLAKPVVVYLFSLFAIMALAAGYEIIEWWYAVIAGGDAGIEFLGSQGDIWDAQTDMLADTLGAVTTLILFKFSGIRADN
- a CDS encoding TrkA family potassium uptake protein: MAGNNEVGVIGLGKFGFALAKALTDLGQNVVGVDNDAENVRRAQDTLAQVYEADATDEKTLSQIGFQDLEKVIVSTGDSMEASILVVLNLQTIGVKNIWVKAFSQEHERVLYKLGVPFVVFPEAFVAFQLAHRLAVPGLHEYFGLGNDVATREVVVDDWTGKTLRELDLTNAYQVQVIAFRHSGESEFRFVPQANRVLEKGDVLVLLGKTEDIIQVDKF
- the aroL gene encoding shikimate kinase AroL; translation: MELQQNIFLIGPRACGKTSVGRLFADRLGIDFVDTDQVLVQTVGVEIAEYVERHGWDAFRERESEALLREAMPGGRVIGCGGGIVLRKENRAVLHGGITIYLKTAPEELARRLMNDPNEKQRPSLTGKSVADEVREVLLERAPLYEGCADIVVSGESLDDVVDQVLRELERLS
- a CDS encoding potassium transporter TrkG, giving the protein MRAKLFSPYWLPVWFFGGTILIGAFILHLDASHPGGPLSFVDALFTATSAMCVTGLAVVDTGSYFSTFGLDVLLVLIQLGGLGIMTFTTLIIHLLGKHVSLNDRIAVGQSLLRDPSFSLPKFLARVVLWTFFFEGAGAVALWLMDPVGFAPYSAIFHSISAFCNAGFSLYSDSLTHWAGHGGVNSVFMILITAGGLGFYVLIDCASYLRKLAIRLVRKRQAMPKLSWHSSVVLSTSLFLVVVGAVVIYFAEGAAGNAPAGLSEHLWTALFQSVTCRTAGFNTVDIGSMANVSLVFMMLLMLIGGSPGSCAGGIKTTTFRALCGFVWAQFRGREQVQLGRFALTQGALNKVISLTTMTFILVAVGTMVLTALESGDSSYLMAREEFILNMFETVSAFGTVGLSTGLTPLLDDVEKVTVIILMFVGRLGPVWLLSALQSWQTERRYKVPTSNLPFG
- a CDS encoding type I restriction enzyme HsdR N-terminal domain-containing protein; the protein is MHETSLGGTLRDYLSGEEIDETTFEEFRQLLVKLLVEEKGYPKERIKAKVLLSYTVDGEEFERPVDYVLYDEQGKPIFIIIFCAGNVGTFERETVCAARLIDGGPVPYALVTDTMDASLMDVKSGERIAQSMDAVPDFTDLVEMVSKVEMKPLTDEQREKQTRVFHTYCGFVYGTCCSESC
- a CDS encoding CBS domain-containing protein; protein product: MSLSIVRVRDVMHPEILSIDGMASVKDAAAMMRKNKTSELLVNKRNEDDAWAIVTIMDLVKDVIVPGREGEDVSVYEVMTKPVITVPATMDIRYAIRLIYRTGVHRAPVEHMGEIVGMVTLSSLILDSNVV
- a CDS encoding ferredoxin, whose protein sequence is MTNENTCTKHREIGIELGDCRLCQGCIEMNPDVFEWDENLDMPYVCRSKVTEEEVRDIMNSCPEGCIVFVDC
- a CDS encoding DUF933 domain-containing protein, which codes for MKTAIFGFSGSGKTDLFAALAGPDAAAAGNRAMIKVPDARLDPLIQLFNPKKITYSEIEYLDIPGGGGKGTGLGDRVLNEVRPYDCLIGVLDAFSGMNDPKQQWQAIEADMMVTDMAVIEKRLEKLEADSKKNKALVDPKEQEALQRALALLEEEKPLRTDEEVSTLPELKGYKFLSARPILYAWNCPEGEEARIELPEDTTGMTHIAVAAKLERELAEIDDPEEKAMFLQDLGISESALDKVISKTYQLLGLISFLTAGEDECRAWPVRVGSTAPQAAGVIHTDFEKGFIRAEVIGYDDFLVFGDFKKVKDAGKARLEGKEYIVKDADIIEFRFNV
- a CDS encoding pitrilysin family protein, encoding MFRTLLLLAGLTMIATGCQITHMNKTQTTDLSTSHKSTLSATTQGDTNIVKLKNGMTVLIKEDDRFPLVNVRLYVHAGSAYETPEIAGISHQLEHMVFKGTEKRGPGETALQIESAGGMLNAATSFDYTVYYVEVPDDKWALGMDVVTDMAFHPAIDPVELESEKKVVLEELERGEDTPSSKLFKTLQSMIWKGSSYEWPIIGYRETVQSFTQKDIKKYIADHYQPQSMLLVVTGKVDPDLILAEADKLLGSLENTRSFTPPAAIAIPETGSGPQVVKMSGNWNKVYLGAAFPIPHGSSGKIAGLELLSQLMGGDDTSRLYRKFKYEEQLVDSISVSPLSLERGGMMYIHATLDADKVDQFWSELMTELATFDPAEFTDREIERAKLNLEDSLFLTKETLSGLASKIGYFQFFENGEQAEKNYLFALSQVTRDEMKNVYDEFIRPDQLSVAVLVPEGNGVSAENLTTITNKEWPVKDALKKKAAVKLADAPTEIALPGGSKLVLLPDETLPYTAMSMYWSGGDGELTPDQQGLASLTSTSLTRGTMKMTATEIQDFLSDHAANLGSTAGRNVFAVESKFPTRFTDKILPLISDTLTSPAFDETEVNRAKQDQIAGIKRSEDQPMGLAFRHLFPFLYKTGPYALLHQGTPEEVERFTNSDIIRFWNRQSMQPFTLAVCGQYDQAAIEAFATKIAKTLTAQDKPYEFTTPEWGKDREVTMQLPDRNQSHILMLFPTPGKTDMKTSADFEMLKTALSGQSGLLFRDLRDKQGLAYTVTSMFWQSTNTGFIALYIGTSPDKVDQSMAGFKTVLADLAATPLPEVELERARNIIVGNYYQDHQSLISRSRQAASLMARGFDRNYEEKLIEHAKNVTPQDIQEAVKKFMTVDKAYIMKVTP
- the aroC gene encoding chorismate synthase, which codes for MSGNTFGNLFQLITFGESHGPGLGGVVDGCPAGILLDESMIQQELDKRRPGQGGLASTARKEADKVKILSGVFEGRTTGTSIGFTIPNTDQRSHDYSKIKDVFRPGHADYSFTAKYGFRDYRGGGRSSGRETVSRVAGGAIAQELLRSEGIAIYAYTVELGGIPVNAYDFEGAQDRPYFSPDPDIVDVWNDRVKDVKSQGDTLGGVVEVRATSVPAGLGEPVFDKLDARLAYALMSVGAVKGVEIGSGMNASCSLGSLNNDPIGPDGFLSNNAGGILGGISSGQDIVARAFIKPIPSISQEQSTVTTDGTATSITIGGRHDIAAIPRINPVLKAMMAMTIADMLLLDRRLGVRD